Below is a genomic region from Daphnia pulicaria isolate SC F1-1A chromosome 10, SC_F0-13Bv2, whole genome shotgun sequence.
TTCTTCCAAAGCTTGCCGTTCTTGCCTCTGGATAGCCACTCGTTCAGCCAAACTCGGCCCAACGTCGATGCGATTGCAAAAAGTAAACGGAGTTATTCGTTTCAAACCTGAGtagaaaatgtaattaaagattccgagtttaagaaaaacgcttTAAACAAACCTATTTGATGCGGAGTGTAAGTTCTAGAACCCATAGTGAAAATTAGGAATTTTTCACGGGGATCTAGCACTTCCTCTGAATCTTCGTCCGTGGCTTCAGATTCTGCACGTTGAGACCGTGCTCCAGTTCCGGAACTGGTCAGCGGCGAATCGGATCTACCTGACTGCTCACCGGCTTCGTTATCTTCACTCTTTGAATCGTCCTCTATGTCATGGTCCATTGCGGATGTACtagacaatttttaaaaaatgtttaaaatcagATTTAGAAAATTCAGCAATAGTTATCTTACCCTGAAATGGAAACGTCGGGAGAGTTTCGCCGCCAGCACTGAAACTCATCGGTAGTATTGATTGGCCACAAAGATCCTTCAGCTGAAACATAAGGCGAAATATTAAGATGCAACTGAACGCAGAACCTAATATCTAAAAGATCTTTCTACATGTTTCTTGGAAGGACTCTTTGGCTGAACCGGGATCTACAGTCTTGGTTCCGGCAAGTTCGGGCTGTGAAATTGGATTCCCCGTCTTGTGGCAGCTCTGtacaaaatcaattaaaaggtCGCTCTCCACGATTATGCTGCAAGTTACAGCGActataaaaaatgaatactTTATTGGAGGCGCAATCGTCAGACGTGCCAGAGGGTGTCGGCGAGGAAGAAGACGTCTGATGTTGAGGTAAAGAGCGGCAGTTAGCCACCGTGATTGAGCGAATAGAAGAGGCGCTTCGGTTATAAAACTTGAACATACGGTTCATGATTGAAGTGAATTCCGAATCGGACTCTTGTGAAGCTCGATTCAACCAAACGATTGACGTACTAACGAGATGGGCAAGCCAGCGTAAATCACCGGATAGTAGGTAGTTGTCATTGTACCACGTACCAAAAAAATCGTAAGGCTTATTTGACATTCTGCACTGAATCACAAAGTTCTCCTGAGAATCCaagattaattgatttaaattaatttttcatctAATGTATCAGCAGCTCCCTGCTACGGCACACTTGACTTACCTCAAGATTGAAAACGGCGATTTCACCCGTATTTGAGTGATTACCAAAATGAACTCCCGACACCAACAGAAGGGTATCTGATTCATTAAATTGACTAAACTGAGTGTTTTTCCAGCTGTACACTTTCATATCATAATAATGTTTGATTCTGGCAGGATAACCAGCATCCCAAAGCTGCACAATAAGAAATATCAAACATCATTATTATTCAAGCAATGTACTAGATATACCAGtgtttttaatcttttaataCCATGACATAGCCATCTTTGGAGCAGGTGGCAAAATATTTGCCATTGTGCGAGAAACTGACATGAAGCACTTGATGTGTATGGCCCTTTAATACCTCAGTTTCTAATATTGGTGTGTGCTGCCACAGTCTCAGATATTCACTGAACCATGAAGTTTTGCCTAAACAGAGATGAGAGATACAAATTAGAAGCCTACAACACATTTGATAAATATGAGaggactttttaaaaatttgataaataataaatatgagAGATGAGATGTACCCGGAGCGATTCCAATTTTTGGACTGATGTTCCAGTCTCTTTTAAAGAAAGATTTCCACAATAGTTCATCTCTAGAAACTCTGTACCAAGTCTGGGAAACGGTGGAAAGTTTCAGTATGTCCTTGAAACatcaagagaaagaaatttaacTTGAAATGATGACTATAAACATGAAGCTCTACATACTTCTGCTTTGAGAAATCGAAATATCTGCAACAAAACGTGATCGGGCAGTTCACTCCAACCATTCTCCATGTCCATTttagattaaatttaaatcttttgtAAAATCATAAACATAAGATTTTCTGTGGAGATTCCAATTCAAGATGTTTCAACAGTTTATTCCGGGCATTTCatgttgaaacttttttttgcttgacGAACTGGAATGATGGATTGGATCTTGGCACAATTCACCATtcctagaaataaaaacaacaataacaacaaagcGATAGTTATGAATGGTTGCCGCTAGATGACTCTCGCATCACTTTATTCCTCAAAAATATTCAttgaaatccaaaaaaaagtgaatttgACATTATTTGTAGGTCAGTCTATGGTTGACTTTGCACAAATTGGAATGATatcattaaaatataaacTTTACAATTTAGGTTAAAGGAAAATTGCGAATCATTCAAAATGTTTACAAAAATGTTATAGCAGAGCGTGGTTTCGATccacggacctctgggttatgggcccagcacgcttccgctgcgccactctgctctGTTGTTGACCTGtaacgattttttaataaaatccaAGTGATTTGCACTGCTCCACTCTCTTGCCTTCCAATGTTCAACAACAATCGAATTAATGATTCCCTAACATTTGACACAAAATAGCAATTCCTGTTGATACAAAGCCACTGTGATCGATGCGTTACGTCTGAAATGAGTAAAAGAGACCGTTCGATTTTTGCTAGCAGCAGGAACACGAAACATTCAAGTCAATTTTTCTCGGACTCGCCGACATACGTTGCTGAGAGGTCAAGCTACTAACAAGCAAGTCGCGAGTTCATAGGTCATGGACTGGTTGAAAATCGGGCGACGTCGAgtctaaagtttttttttgtaaaatagacGCGCTTCTCCGTCAAAGCGCGGATACTACTAGCCAGTTTCGACGagatcagcagcagcatcaactATAAGTTCAATCAAGTTTTTGGTTTCTACATTTTGATGAAGCCTTCCAGACTGGACGAGAAAGCCAACTTGTAGTCAACCTTGAACATGTAGGAGGATGTAGCTATTGAGCCAATGTTGTGTCGGTGTTGATCCAGTTGTGAGTCTCTTGTGACATCCACCAGCTCCACTTGTTGTTTcgtattgttttacttttacttttgggtGTATATAGTAGACACATGTGTGTGCGTTGGGCCGGAAGACGGAGTAGGCGGAATACGGCTATATAGACGCGCATACATATACAACAAATCCAAGAGAGGAAAAGCGCCGTCGTTATCTTGTATGTGAACTTCTCGGGGAAAAGAAGATAACGATGGACGGTCGTCGCCAGGATTTTTATCTCGAccaaagttttcatttctttttcttttttcgtcttttcggTCAGGTAAAGTTCACTTTGGTTGCAATGAACTTGACAATGGCATGTGACCTTTTCAttatacatttaatttttacgtCTTTCAGCCTTACAAATGTGTCAACTGGCCAGCACCAGCCGCATCGGGGCTATTATAATTATCATCCAAGGCTGGATCCAAGGCGAATGATGAGTCTCCACCAGCTTTGCTCTGTCTGCTTGTTTGAGTCATCAACAAGAGAGAGGGGAGGCGGTcgttttcaatattttgacACATAtattgaagaggaaaaagggaaaacaaaacaaaaggcctacacacagcacagcaacgggccagagagagagagagaggaaggaaGGTTCTTCGCTATCAGCAATACACAGACGGAccaattttctgtttcttcaACTTCTTCGGGGCGGTTGGGAAGAGGCGGAGAGTCGGAGGCTGAACTGtgcagagaaagagagagaggcctaATCGCTAAGCAAACTCGCACATGGTtggaacttcttcttcttcttcccctccaAGTCTCCAACTGAAATACACACATATACGAGCAgtatattaaattttaaaaaaaaaggaacaaaatcgAGGGGGTTGTAAATCATCGAACAAGTTTGCCATCCACACATATGGGGTGGTggttcaagaaaagaaaagaaaagaaaaaagggtcaTCTTATTCTGTTTGTGGGGGTCAAGAAAGAAGAGagctaagaaagaaaaaaaggtcatcATTGAGTTTCGCGCATTGACACTATCGTCGATACCATCCAGCAGTGTATAGGGGGGgtttgcacacacacagctataGGACAATTGGATCTGCGAAGGAGATGAGGAGCGGGCGCGTGCGCTCGGCgtcttttgttgttattggatACTCATctcaggtgtgtgtgtgtgtgtgtttgatgaCACACCTGTTGGACACGGTTGTTGAATGTTTGTCCTATTATTAGTCGGCGCTAAATGGGCCTATTCTTCCTTCTTTGCTGGCCAGAAACACACCCACAAACGACATGGGAGGTCTCTCTACTATTTTATAcagtctctctttttctctttcgccaTTGATTCGATGATGACGACCGCACGCGTTCATCAGCTGCAGCCACCCGGCGCACGCCCCCACCTGCGCCGACGAGAAGACAAATCATATTGTGCCAGCCACAACAAGAAATATTTGGTTGTTCCGTGCTGCTGAGGGAGGGTATTCCCTGGTTGATGTATTTGTTGTACTGATTGGGGTTGTCTATTCTGACATTTCAACTAACAAAAAGGCAAATTGGAGGACATTTTTAATGGAAAGAGGAAAGTGAAGGGCGAGGCTGTTATGACGTCATATCggcaaacaaaattgtttcgctctcgtttctttttcgactttgttaaaatttgtgaTTTAAAAGAGAGTAACATCCCGGTGTGTTTCAAggaaaatgttgtttattATATAAGTACGTCATTCCTGCGGTGTGTCATTTTGAGTTCCGGTTTTGAATCCTCTTCCCTGCTGTCGATTGCCTAACGAGTTATTTAAATAAGAACACTCTCTCTATATACCGTAGATATCGCGTGAGTCTAACCATTTCACACTCGAACACAGAGTGGCTTGTTTTAAAACGGGATAAACACATACGCGATTGCCTAATATCCCAATCAGATACTATCTCAAACGACTTAATTTTCAAGTTCAGTAGACTGTGGAGCTGATAACGCCATTATTAATTGCTGacgatagcagcagcagcaactactCTTGTATATACTAGTGCTACTAGCATTTAGCGAAACGCCGTG
It encodes:
- the LOC124314427 gene encoding F-box/WD repeat-containing protein 5-like isoform X1 → MDMENGWSELPDHVLLQIFRFLKAEDILKLSTVSQTWYRVSRDELLWKSFFKRDWNISPKIGIAPGKTSWFSEYLRLWQHTPILETEVLKGHTHQVLHVSFSHNGKYFATCSKDGYVMLWDAGYPARIKHYYDMKVYSWKNTQFSQFNESDTLLLVSGVHFGNHSNTGEIAVFNLEENFVIQCRMSNKPYDFFGTWYNDNYLLSGDLRWLAHLVSTSIVWLNRASQESDSEFTSIMNRMFKFYNRSASSIRSITVANCRSLPQHQTSSSSPTPSGTSDDCASNKSCHKTGNPISQPELAGTKTVDPGSAKESFQETSEGSLWPINTTDEFQCWRRNSPDVSISGSTSAMDHDIEDDSKSEDNEAGEQSGRSDSPLTSSGTGARSQRAESEATDEDSEEVLDPREKFLIFTMGSRTYTPHQIGLKRITPFTFCNRIDVGPSLAERVAIQRQERQALEESLALGIPPPEPVWQDFEAVADRFDPIDHIIDLNGHIIGMSLSPDHRYLYVNVRPWPQGCTIENPLQPPPIAQEIDIHVIDLVTLKQVGSLLRAHRSFTPNDECFFIFLDVSKDYVASGAEDKYAYIWDRHYGGVLAKLNHLDVVNAVSFNPRDPEVLITASDDYTLKIWRSRHRARQLKLPVEEFPVGMEFRRRCSRLN
- the LOC124314427 gene encoding F-box/WD repeat-containing protein 5-like isoform X2, coding for MDMENGWSELPDHVLLQIFRFLKAEDILKLSTVSQTWYRVSRDELLWKSFFKRDWNISPKIGIAPGKTSWFSEYLRLWQHTPILETEVLKGHTHQVLHVSFSHNGKYFATCSKDGYVMLWDAGYPARIKHYYDMKVYSWKNTQFSQFNESDTLLLVSGVHFGNHSNTGEIAVFNLEENFVIQCRMSNKPYDFFGTWYNDNYLLSGDLRWLAHLVSTSIVWLNRASQESDSEFTSIMNRMFKFYNRSASSIRSITVANCRSLPQHQTSSSSPTPSGTSDDCASNKSCHKTGNPISQPELAGTKTVDPGSAKESFQETSEGSLWPINTTDEFQCWRRNSPDVSISGTSAMDHDIEDDSKSEDNEAGEQSGRSDSPLTSSGTGARSQRAESEATDEDSEEVLDPREKFLIFTMGSRTYTPHQIGLKRITPFTFCNRIDVGPSLAERVAIQRQERQALEESLALGIPPPEPVWQDFEAVADRFDPIDHIIDLNGHIIGMSLSPDHRYLYVNVRPWPQGCTIENPLQPPPIAQEIDIHVIDLVTLKQVGSLLRAHRSFTPNDECFFIFLDVSKDYVASGAEDKYAYIWDRHYGGVLAKLNHLDVVNAVSFNPRDPEVLITASDDYTLKIWRSRHRARQLKLPVEEFPVGMEFRRRCSRLN